The genomic window TTTTATTCTTGATCTTGCTGATCATGTGCGTACGTTCCGTGACCTTACCGAACGCTGAGGCCGGATTGCTTTTCCTTTTCAAGCCAGACTTTAGCAAATTGACTTCCTCAGTGGTCTTGAGCGCACTAGGACAGGCTTTCTTCTCTTTGAGTTTGGGTATGGGCTGCCTGATCACTTACTCCTCTTACTTCGGGAAAGATACGAATATGCAGGCCACCGCTTGGCAGGTGACAATCATTAATACGCTTGTCGCCGTATTGGCAGGTATCATGATATTCCCGGCGGTATTCAGTTTCGGCATCACCCCTTCCGCTGGTGCGGAACTCGTGTTTATCACGTTACCGAACGTATTTGGGCAATTACCGCTGAGTGGCTTGTGGTCCTGTATTTTTTATATCTTGCTAGCGATGGCAGCACTGACTTCCACGATCTCTTTACATGAGGTAGCTACGGCCTACGTTCTTGAGGAGTTCCACATGACACGCAAGAAAGCGGCTTTGATCGTTTCCTTAGGGGTATTTTTCTTAGGTATTTTCAGTTCTCTCTCATTCGGGGTGATGAAAGGATTCACGGTTGGAGGCTTGGCCTTTTTCGATGCGCTGGATTACTTGACCGCCAAGATCATGCTACCGCTGGGAGGTATGCTCACTTGTATTTTCGTAGGTACACGTGTCGATAAAAAAGTATTGAAAGCCGAGTTGACCAATGAGGGGACTCTTAAGTTCCGTCTTTTCGGCGCTTACGTATTCTTTATGAAATACGTGGCCCCAATCGCCATCGGTATCGTATTCTTGAACGAATTAGGTATCTTGAAATGGATCACCGGTAAATAATACCGAGAATTCCTTGTCAATAGAAACGGAACTTCTACCTTTGTCGGTGGAAGTTCCACAAATCAAAACA from Parabacteroides distasonis ATCC 8503 includes these protein-coding regions:
- a CDS encoding sodium-dependent transporter, with product MANNRVTFGSKLGVVLATVGCAVGLGSVWRFPYMLGANGGAAFLLVYILFMIFLGIPVMITEFFIGRHSRSNTVGSFKKMAPGTKWCWIGYNGILAAFLILSYYSVVSGWTLEYVWQTLSGRLYGQPDIDYTADFQDFASNVFRPIFWMGAFIGLTHFVIVSGVEKGIERASKIMMPLLFLILLIMCVRSVTLPNAEAGLLFLFKPDFSKLTSSVVLSALGQAFFSLSLGMGCLITYSSYFGKDTNMQATAWQVTIINTLVAVLAGIMIFPAVFSFGITPSAGAELVFITLPNVFGQLPLSGLWSCIFYILLAMAALTSTISLHEVATAYVLEEFHMTRKKAALIVSLGVFFLGIFSSLSFGVMKGFTVGGLAFFDALDYLTAKIMLPLGGMLTCIFVGTRVDKKVLKAELTNEGTLKFRLFGAYVFFMKYVAPIAIGIVFLNELGILKWITGK